The following are encoded in a window of Paramormyrops kingsleyae isolate MSU_618 chromosome 12, PKINGS_0.4, whole genome shotgun sequence genomic DNA:
- the egf gene encoding pro-epidermal growth factor isoform X2, translated as MLARPRRGMSDVGDLSFGTRRFGSMLLAALATLLVHLASGGDPCRPGGPSATGNGTCPAPEAYLIFSYGQAVFRIGADGGAQRRLLRGAGAVALLDFHYTDGRLYWVDTESGIIQRTLLNGTRRQKVHSAGRGIAGFAVDWIRNQLLWANRDKGTIEGIDSNGKNLRTVLANLSNPSSIAVDPSNRFIFWVSDTLTSSIQKSGLDSGPTITILKTSSRLGTLSLDVADRRLFWVQSSLGGRATIGSCDYNGNTINLMKQPPHSRPLGMSVFLDNVYYTDTKARSIIRVSKHTGDKAVKITPNYMPKPPVSVKVVHPFVQPLPKAPPTTLKALPGGLSSDLDGGCDVLTGDCVSVCTAHATTAVCQCQDGFTLSGHGNYCEDINECALWTHGCTLGCENIPGSYVCTCPKGFVLLPDMKTCRELTPCAKTTPTCKHGCIQTDDGDVCACLAGSVLQPDGTTCTGCSLQDNGGCSQECVPLGPGGWDCQCRPGYSLQGDGRSCKATGPRPYLIFANAIDVRRMDWDGTGDRGLLQEPRGAILALDYDPVERKVYYASSSLRRIERASLDGSDREVLVSEGLDTPEGLAVDWIHRKLYWTDRGLSTIERSDLNGLEREIIIDRELQKPRGIAVHPQAKRLFWTDMGETPAVGSASLDGEDRAVVVSTGLLEPSGVAVDYAEGRLYWCDSKMGVIEEAGLDGSTRRVLVENQVGRPFDIAVFEDLLWVTDWDRYVVLRLNKRTGQNLERVSGDVVRPASLVVVHPLAKPGADACLHNNGGCDQLCESRFGLAQCSCHSDFIESPSGGTCLPSNSTGPSLVHFQSGESGDDETHKAVVLKNETLSDEAPLVKESGPEPTMEDQAVVTLATEKMVSESPRASWVTTDTPADVTTQGQNRDRVENCPLSHETFCLNDGVCLYFPEIQSYACNCVSGFMGERCQFSDLEWWQLQQAEQQKRLNVTIGVCVLLLVTLLSVGVGAIYCYRSRRLSQKCPPADDMSDTSGAEDSRSATLDRGPLELYVTLESGPCGNGEDIHSTGCRTGQRRSSVSSGKGESIISQPISSPRPEVPSTGVHLKSVDNLIFLDDPRPQCQML; from the exons CCCCCGAGGCCTATCTCATCTTCAGCTACGGCCAGGCCGTATTCCGCATCGGCGCTGACGGGGGGGCTCAAAGGAGGCTCCTGAGGGGCGCCGGGGCCGTAGCCCTGCTGGACTTCCACTACACGGATGGGAGGCTTTACTGGGTTGACACGGAGTCGGGGATCATTCAGAGGACACTGTTGAATGGGACGCGTCGGCAG AAAGTCCACTCAGCAGGAAGGGGCATAGCAGGATTTGCTGTGGACTGGATCCGGAACCAACTGCTCTGGGCCAATCGAGACAAGGGAACGATAGAAGGAATCGATTCAAACGGGAAAAATCTGAGGACGGTTTTAGCAAATCTGTCCAACCCCAGCAGTATTGCAGTGGATCCAAGCAACAG GTTCATATTTTGGGTATCAGACACCTTAACTTCAAGCATACAGAAGTCAGGCCTGGATAGTGGGCCGACCATCACCATCTTAAAGACTTCCAGCAGACTCGGGACACTTTCCCTAGACGTGGCGGACAGGAGGCTCTTCTGGGTTCAGTCCAGTTTAGGTGGCAGGGCTACCATTGGCTCTTGTGACTACAATGGGAATACCATCAACCTCATGAAGCAGCCGCCCCA ctcacGACCTCTGGGGATGTCTGTGTTTCTGGACAATGTGTACTACACCGACACGAAGGCCCGGTCCATTATACGGGTCAGTAAGCACACAGGTGACAAAGCAGTGAAGATCACCCCCAATTACATGCCCAAACCCCCTGTCTCCGTTAAAGTGGTACATCCCTTTGTCCAGCCCCTGCCAAAGGCTCCACCCACCACGCTCAAAG CTTTACCAGGTGGCCTGTCCTCCGACCTCGATGGAGGTTGTGACGTGCTGACGGGGGACTGTGTAAGCGTGTGCACTGCTCACGCCACCACAGCCGTGTGTCAGTGCCAGGACGGGTTCACGCTCAGCGGACACGGCAACTACTGTGAAG ATATTAATGAGTGCGCTCTGTGGACTCACGGCTGCACCCTGGGCTGCGAGAACATTCCGGGCTCCTACGTCTGTACCTGTCCTAAGGGATTTGTGCTTCTTCCGGACATGAAAACCTGTCGTG agctgaCACCGTGTGCGAAGACGACGCCCACCTGCAAACACGGCTGCATCCAAACAGATGACGGAGATGTCTGCGCATGCCTGGCGGGGTCCGTCCTGCAGCCGGACGGGACGACCTGCACCG GGTGCTCTCTGCAAGACAACGGGGGCTGCAGCCAGGAGTGTGTGCCCCTGGGCCCGGGTGGATGGGACTGCCAGTGCCGCCCCGGGTACAGCCTGCAGGGCGACGGGAGGAGCTGCAAGGCCACAG GTCCTCGTCCGTATCTGATATTCGCCAATGCCATAGACGTCCGCCGCATGGACTGGGACGGCACAGGGGACCGGGGTCTGCTGCAGGAGCCGCGGGGAGCCATCTTAGCCCTGGACTACGACCCAGTGGAGAGAAAG GTGTACTATGCCAGCAGCAGCCTGCGACGAATCGAGCGAGCTAGCCTGGATGGCAGCGACCGCGAAGTATTGGTGAGCGAGGGATTGGACACCCCTGAGGGCCTGGCCGTGGACTGGATTCACCGCAAGCTGTACTGGACAGACCGGGG ACTCTCGACTATCGAGCGGAGCGACCTAAACGGACTCGAGAGGGAAATCATTATCGACCGAGAGCTACAGAAACCTAGAGGAATCGCTGTTCATCCCCAGGCAAA GAGGTTGTTCTGGACAGACATGGGTGAGACGCCAGCCGTGGGAAGTGCTTCTTTGGACGGGGAAGACCGGGCAGTGGTGGTTAGCACTGGCCTGCTGGAACCCAGTGGCGTCGCAGTGGACTATGCCGAGGGGCGACTCTATTGGTGCGACAGCAAGATGGGGGTCATCGAGGAGGCGGGCCTGGATGGGTCCACCCGCCGCGTCTTGGTCGAGAACCAAGTAG GTCGTCCGTTTGACATCGCTGTCTTCGAGGACCTGCTCTGGGTCACTGACTGGGACCGGTATGTGGTTCTGCGGCTGAACAAGCGCACCGGACAGAACCTGGAGCGTGTCTCTGGTGACGTGGTCAGGCCAGCCTCCCTGGTGGTCGTCCATCCACTCGCCAAACCGG GTGCAGATGCCTGCTTGCATAATAATGGAGGGTGTGACCAGCTGTGTGAAAGCAGGTTTGGATTGGCCCAGTGCTCCTGTCACTCAGACTTCATCGAGTCTCCCAGTGGTGGAACCTGCCTGCCGTCCAATTCAACTGGGCCAAGTCTAG TGCACTTCCAGTCCGGAGAATCTGGAGATGATGAGACCCACAAAGCCGTGGTCTTGAAGAACGAGACGCTAAGTGATGAAGCTCCTCTGGTGAAGGAGTCGGGGCCGGAGCCCACCATGGAGGACCAGGCGGTGGTCACCTTGGCCACGGAAAAGATGGTGTCAG AGTCTCCCCGCGCCTCTTGGGTGACCACGGACACCCCCGCGGATGTGACCACACAGGGGCAGAACCGAGATCGTGTGGAGAATTGCCCCCTGTCCCACGAAACCTTCTGCCTGAACGACGGAGTCTGCTTGTACTTCCCCGAAATCCAGTCCTACGCTTGCAA CTGCGTGTCCGGCTTCATGGGCGAGCGCTGTCAGTTCAGCGACCTGGAGTGGTGGCAACTGCAGCAGGCCGAGCAGCAGAAGCGACTCAACGTGACCATCGGCGTCTGCGTGCTGCTGCTCGTCACGCTGCTCTCCGTGGGCGTTGGCGCCATCTACTGCTACAG GTCCAGGCGGCTCTCCCAAAAGTGCCCCCCAGCTGACGACATGAGCGATACAAGCGGAGCTGAAGACAGCAGGAGCGCGACCTTGGACCGAGGCCCCCTGGAG CTCTACGTCACTCTGGAGTCAGGTCCATGTGGAAACGGCGAAGATATCCACAGCACGGGGTGCCGGACGGGACAGCGCCGGTCCTCTGTCTCTTCTGGAAAAG GGGAGAGCATCATATCACAGCCTATCAGCTCGCCCCGCCCCGAGGTCCCCAGTACTGGTGTCCACCTCAAGTCCGTCGACAACCTCATCTTCCTGGATGACCCCAGACCCCAGTGCCAGATGCTCTGA
- the egf gene encoding pro-epidermal growth factor isoform X3 has product MLARPRRGMSDVGDLSFGTRRFGSMLLAALATLLVHLASGGDPCRPGGPSATGNGTCPAPEAYLIFSYGQAVFRIGADGGAQRRLLRGAGAVALLDFHYTDGRLYWVDTESGIIQRTLLNGTRRQKVHSAGRGIAGFAVDWIRNQLLWANRDKGTIEGIDSNGKNLRTVLANLSNPSSIAVDPSNRFIFWVSDTLTSSIQKSGLDSGPTITILKTSSRLGTLSLDVADRRLFWVQSSLGGRATIGSCDYNGNTINLMKQPPHSRPLGMSVFLDNVYYTDTKARSIIRVSKHTGDKAVKITPNYMPKPPVSVKVVHPFVQPLPKAPPTTLKALPGGLSSDLDGGCDVLTGDCVSVCTAHATTAVCQCQDGFTLSGHGNYCEELTPCAKTTPTCKHGCIQTDDGDVCACLAGSVLQPDGTTCTGCSLQDNGGCSQECVPLGPGGWDCQCRPGYSLQGDGRSCKATGPRPYLIFANAIDVRRMDWDGTGDRGLLQEPRGAILALDYDPVERKVYYASSSLRRIERASLDGSDREVLVSEGLDTPEGLAVDWIHRKLYWTDRGLSTIERSDLNGLEREIIIDRELQKPRGIAVHPQAKRLFWTDMGETPAVGSASLDGEDRAVVVSTGLLEPSGVAVDYAEGRLYWCDSKMGVIEEAGLDGSTRRVLVENQVGRPFDIAVFEDLLWVTDWDRYVVLRLNKRTGQNLERVSGDVVRPASLVVVHPLAKPGADACLHNNGGCDQLCESRFGLAQCSCHSDFIESPSGGTCLPSNSTGPSLVHFQSGESGDDETHKAVVLKNETLSDEAPLVKESGPEPTMEDQAVVTLATEKMVSDQDCSSLLCPTHARCLQGAGSSTCQCLEGFISVGKQCVESPRASWVTTDTPADVTTQGQNRDRVENCPLSHETFCLNDGVCLYFPEIQSYACNCVSGFMGERCQFSDLEWWQLQQAEQQKRLNVTIGVCVLLLVTLLSVGVGAIYCYRSRRLSQKCPPADDMSDTSGAEDSRSATLDRGPLELYVTLESGPCGNGEDIHSTGCRTGQRRSSVSSGKGESIISQPISSPRPEVPSTGVHLKSVDNLIFLDDPRPQCQML; this is encoded by the exons CCCCCGAGGCCTATCTCATCTTCAGCTACGGCCAGGCCGTATTCCGCATCGGCGCTGACGGGGGGGCTCAAAGGAGGCTCCTGAGGGGCGCCGGGGCCGTAGCCCTGCTGGACTTCCACTACACGGATGGGAGGCTTTACTGGGTTGACACGGAGTCGGGGATCATTCAGAGGACACTGTTGAATGGGACGCGTCGGCAG AAAGTCCACTCAGCAGGAAGGGGCATAGCAGGATTTGCTGTGGACTGGATCCGGAACCAACTGCTCTGGGCCAATCGAGACAAGGGAACGATAGAAGGAATCGATTCAAACGGGAAAAATCTGAGGACGGTTTTAGCAAATCTGTCCAACCCCAGCAGTATTGCAGTGGATCCAAGCAACAG GTTCATATTTTGGGTATCAGACACCTTAACTTCAAGCATACAGAAGTCAGGCCTGGATAGTGGGCCGACCATCACCATCTTAAAGACTTCCAGCAGACTCGGGACACTTTCCCTAGACGTGGCGGACAGGAGGCTCTTCTGGGTTCAGTCCAGTTTAGGTGGCAGGGCTACCATTGGCTCTTGTGACTACAATGGGAATACCATCAACCTCATGAAGCAGCCGCCCCA ctcacGACCTCTGGGGATGTCTGTGTTTCTGGACAATGTGTACTACACCGACACGAAGGCCCGGTCCATTATACGGGTCAGTAAGCACACAGGTGACAAAGCAGTGAAGATCACCCCCAATTACATGCCCAAACCCCCTGTCTCCGTTAAAGTGGTACATCCCTTTGTCCAGCCCCTGCCAAAGGCTCCACCCACCACGCTCAAAG CTTTACCAGGTGGCCTGTCCTCCGACCTCGATGGAGGTTGTGACGTGCTGACGGGGGACTGTGTAAGCGTGTGCACTGCTCACGCCACCACAGCCGTGTGTCAGTGCCAGGACGGGTTCACGCTCAGCGGACACGGCAACTACTGTGAAG agctgaCACCGTGTGCGAAGACGACGCCCACCTGCAAACACGGCTGCATCCAAACAGATGACGGAGATGTCTGCGCATGCCTGGCGGGGTCCGTCCTGCAGCCGGACGGGACGACCTGCACCG GGTGCTCTCTGCAAGACAACGGGGGCTGCAGCCAGGAGTGTGTGCCCCTGGGCCCGGGTGGATGGGACTGCCAGTGCCGCCCCGGGTACAGCCTGCAGGGCGACGGGAGGAGCTGCAAGGCCACAG GTCCTCGTCCGTATCTGATATTCGCCAATGCCATAGACGTCCGCCGCATGGACTGGGACGGCACAGGGGACCGGGGTCTGCTGCAGGAGCCGCGGGGAGCCATCTTAGCCCTGGACTACGACCCAGTGGAGAGAAAG GTGTACTATGCCAGCAGCAGCCTGCGACGAATCGAGCGAGCTAGCCTGGATGGCAGCGACCGCGAAGTATTGGTGAGCGAGGGATTGGACACCCCTGAGGGCCTGGCCGTGGACTGGATTCACCGCAAGCTGTACTGGACAGACCGGGG ACTCTCGACTATCGAGCGGAGCGACCTAAACGGACTCGAGAGGGAAATCATTATCGACCGAGAGCTACAGAAACCTAGAGGAATCGCTGTTCATCCCCAGGCAAA GAGGTTGTTCTGGACAGACATGGGTGAGACGCCAGCCGTGGGAAGTGCTTCTTTGGACGGGGAAGACCGGGCAGTGGTGGTTAGCACTGGCCTGCTGGAACCCAGTGGCGTCGCAGTGGACTATGCCGAGGGGCGACTCTATTGGTGCGACAGCAAGATGGGGGTCATCGAGGAGGCGGGCCTGGATGGGTCCACCCGCCGCGTCTTGGTCGAGAACCAAGTAG GTCGTCCGTTTGACATCGCTGTCTTCGAGGACCTGCTCTGGGTCACTGACTGGGACCGGTATGTGGTTCTGCGGCTGAACAAGCGCACCGGACAGAACCTGGAGCGTGTCTCTGGTGACGTGGTCAGGCCAGCCTCCCTGGTGGTCGTCCATCCACTCGCCAAACCGG GTGCAGATGCCTGCTTGCATAATAATGGAGGGTGTGACCAGCTGTGTGAAAGCAGGTTTGGATTGGCCCAGTGCTCCTGTCACTCAGACTTCATCGAGTCTCCCAGTGGTGGAACCTGCCTGCCGTCCAATTCAACTGGGCCAAGTCTAG TGCACTTCCAGTCCGGAGAATCTGGAGATGATGAGACCCACAAAGCCGTGGTCTTGAAGAACGAGACGCTAAGTGATGAAGCTCCTCTGGTGAAGGAGTCGGGGCCGGAGCCCACCATGGAGGACCAGGCGGTGGTCACCTTGGCCACGGAAAAGATGGTGTCAG ACCAGGACTGCTCCTCCCTGCTTTGCCCCACTCATGCGCGCTGTCTCCAGGGTGCGGGAAGCTCCACCTGCCAGTGTCTGGAGGGCTTCATCAGTGTCGGGAAGCagtgtgtgg AGTCTCCCCGCGCCTCTTGGGTGACCACGGACACCCCCGCGGATGTGACCACACAGGGGCAGAACCGAGATCGTGTGGAGAATTGCCCCCTGTCCCACGAAACCTTCTGCCTGAACGACGGAGTCTGCTTGTACTTCCCCGAAATCCAGTCCTACGCTTGCAA CTGCGTGTCCGGCTTCATGGGCGAGCGCTGTCAGTTCAGCGACCTGGAGTGGTGGCAACTGCAGCAGGCCGAGCAGCAGAAGCGACTCAACGTGACCATCGGCGTCTGCGTGCTGCTGCTCGTCACGCTGCTCTCCGTGGGCGTTGGCGCCATCTACTGCTACAG GTCCAGGCGGCTCTCCCAAAAGTGCCCCCCAGCTGACGACATGAGCGATACAAGCGGAGCTGAAGACAGCAGGAGCGCGACCTTGGACCGAGGCCCCCTGGAG CTCTACGTCACTCTGGAGTCAGGTCCATGTGGAAACGGCGAAGATATCCACAGCACGGGGTGCCGGACGGGACAGCGCCGGTCCTCTGTCTCTTCTGGAAAAG GGGAGAGCATCATATCACAGCCTATCAGCTCGCCCCGCCCCGAGGTCCCCAGTACTGGTGTCCACCTCAAGTCCGTCGACAACCTCATCTTCCTGGATGACCCCAGACCCCAGTGCCAGATGCTCTGA
- the egf gene encoding pro-epidermal growth factor isoform X1, translating to MLARPRRGMSDVGDLSFGTRRFGSMLLAALATLLVHLASGGDPCRPGGPSATGNGTCPAPEAYLIFSYGQAVFRIGADGGAQRRLLRGAGAVALLDFHYTDGRLYWVDTESGIIQRTLLNGTRRQKVHSAGRGIAGFAVDWIRNQLLWANRDKGTIEGIDSNGKNLRTVLANLSNPSSIAVDPSNRFIFWVSDTLTSSIQKSGLDSGPTITILKTSSRLGTLSLDVADRRLFWVQSSLGGRATIGSCDYNGNTINLMKQPPHSRPLGMSVFLDNVYYTDTKARSIIRVSKHTGDKAVKITPNYMPKPPVSVKVVHPFVQPLPKAPPTTLKALPGGLSSDLDGGCDVLTGDCVSVCTAHATTAVCQCQDGFTLSGHGNYCEDINECALWTHGCTLGCENIPGSYVCTCPKGFVLLPDMKTCRELTPCAKTTPTCKHGCIQTDDGDVCACLAGSVLQPDGTTCTGCSLQDNGGCSQECVPLGPGGWDCQCRPGYSLQGDGRSCKATGPRPYLIFANAIDVRRMDWDGTGDRGLLQEPRGAILALDYDPVERKVYYASSSLRRIERASLDGSDREVLVSEGLDTPEGLAVDWIHRKLYWTDRGLSTIERSDLNGLEREIIIDRELQKPRGIAVHPQAKRLFWTDMGETPAVGSASLDGEDRAVVVSTGLLEPSGVAVDYAEGRLYWCDSKMGVIEEAGLDGSTRRVLVENQVGRPFDIAVFEDLLWVTDWDRYVVLRLNKRTGQNLERVSGDVVRPASLVVVHPLAKPGADACLHNNGGCDQLCESRFGLAQCSCHSDFIESPSGGTCLPSNSTGPSLVHFQSGESGDDETHKAVVLKNETLSDEAPLVKESGPEPTMEDQAVVTLATEKMVSDQDCSSLLCPTHARCLQGAGSSTCQCLEGFISVGKQCVESPRASWVTTDTPADVTTQGQNRDRVENCPLSHETFCLNDGVCLYFPEIQSYACNCVSGFMGERCQFSDLEWWQLQQAEQQKRLNVTIGVCVLLLVTLLSVGVGAIYCYRSRRLSQKCPPADDMSDTSGAEDSRSATLDRGPLELYVTLESGPCGNGEDIHSTGCRTGQRRSSVSSGKGESIISQPISSPRPEVPSTGVHLKSVDNLIFLDDPRPQCQML from the exons CCCCCGAGGCCTATCTCATCTTCAGCTACGGCCAGGCCGTATTCCGCATCGGCGCTGACGGGGGGGCTCAAAGGAGGCTCCTGAGGGGCGCCGGGGCCGTAGCCCTGCTGGACTTCCACTACACGGATGGGAGGCTTTACTGGGTTGACACGGAGTCGGGGATCATTCAGAGGACACTGTTGAATGGGACGCGTCGGCAG AAAGTCCACTCAGCAGGAAGGGGCATAGCAGGATTTGCTGTGGACTGGATCCGGAACCAACTGCTCTGGGCCAATCGAGACAAGGGAACGATAGAAGGAATCGATTCAAACGGGAAAAATCTGAGGACGGTTTTAGCAAATCTGTCCAACCCCAGCAGTATTGCAGTGGATCCAAGCAACAG GTTCATATTTTGGGTATCAGACACCTTAACTTCAAGCATACAGAAGTCAGGCCTGGATAGTGGGCCGACCATCACCATCTTAAAGACTTCCAGCAGACTCGGGACACTTTCCCTAGACGTGGCGGACAGGAGGCTCTTCTGGGTTCAGTCCAGTTTAGGTGGCAGGGCTACCATTGGCTCTTGTGACTACAATGGGAATACCATCAACCTCATGAAGCAGCCGCCCCA ctcacGACCTCTGGGGATGTCTGTGTTTCTGGACAATGTGTACTACACCGACACGAAGGCCCGGTCCATTATACGGGTCAGTAAGCACACAGGTGACAAAGCAGTGAAGATCACCCCCAATTACATGCCCAAACCCCCTGTCTCCGTTAAAGTGGTACATCCCTTTGTCCAGCCCCTGCCAAAGGCTCCACCCACCACGCTCAAAG CTTTACCAGGTGGCCTGTCCTCCGACCTCGATGGAGGTTGTGACGTGCTGACGGGGGACTGTGTAAGCGTGTGCACTGCTCACGCCACCACAGCCGTGTGTCAGTGCCAGGACGGGTTCACGCTCAGCGGACACGGCAACTACTGTGAAG ATATTAATGAGTGCGCTCTGTGGACTCACGGCTGCACCCTGGGCTGCGAGAACATTCCGGGCTCCTACGTCTGTACCTGTCCTAAGGGATTTGTGCTTCTTCCGGACATGAAAACCTGTCGTG agctgaCACCGTGTGCGAAGACGACGCCCACCTGCAAACACGGCTGCATCCAAACAGATGACGGAGATGTCTGCGCATGCCTGGCGGGGTCCGTCCTGCAGCCGGACGGGACGACCTGCACCG GGTGCTCTCTGCAAGACAACGGGGGCTGCAGCCAGGAGTGTGTGCCCCTGGGCCCGGGTGGATGGGACTGCCAGTGCCGCCCCGGGTACAGCCTGCAGGGCGACGGGAGGAGCTGCAAGGCCACAG GTCCTCGTCCGTATCTGATATTCGCCAATGCCATAGACGTCCGCCGCATGGACTGGGACGGCACAGGGGACCGGGGTCTGCTGCAGGAGCCGCGGGGAGCCATCTTAGCCCTGGACTACGACCCAGTGGAGAGAAAG GTGTACTATGCCAGCAGCAGCCTGCGACGAATCGAGCGAGCTAGCCTGGATGGCAGCGACCGCGAAGTATTGGTGAGCGAGGGATTGGACACCCCTGAGGGCCTGGCCGTGGACTGGATTCACCGCAAGCTGTACTGGACAGACCGGGG ACTCTCGACTATCGAGCGGAGCGACCTAAACGGACTCGAGAGGGAAATCATTATCGACCGAGAGCTACAGAAACCTAGAGGAATCGCTGTTCATCCCCAGGCAAA GAGGTTGTTCTGGACAGACATGGGTGAGACGCCAGCCGTGGGAAGTGCTTCTTTGGACGGGGAAGACCGGGCAGTGGTGGTTAGCACTGGCCTGCTGGAACCCAGTGGCGTCGCAGTGGACTATGCCGAGGGGCGACTCTATTGGTGCGACAGCAAGATGGGGGTCATCGAGGAGGCGGGCCTGGATGGGTCCACCCGCCGCGTCTTGGTCGAGAACCAAGTAG GTCGTCCGTTTGACATCGCTGTCTTCGAGGACCTGCTCTGGGTCACTGACTGGGACCGGTATGTGGTTCTGCGGCTGAACAAGCGCACCGGACAGAACCTGGAGCGTGTCTCTGGTGACGTGGTCAGGCCAGCCTCCCTGGTGGTCGTCCATCCACTCGCCAAACCGG GTGCAGATGCCTGCTTGCATAATAATGGAGGGTGTGACCAGCTGTGTGAAAGCAGGTTTGGATTGGCCCAGTGCTCCTGTCACTCAGACTTCATCGAGTCTCCCAGTGGTGGAACCTGCCTGCCGTCCAATTCAACTGGGCCAAGTCTAG TGCACTTCCAGTCCGGAGAATCTGGAGATGATGAGACCCACAAAGCCGTGGTCTTGAAGAACGAGACGCTAAGTGATGAAGCTCCTCTGGTGAAGGAGTCGGGGCCGGAGCCCACCATGGAGGACCAGGCGGTGGTCACCTTGGCCACGGAAAAGATGGTGTCAG ACCAGGACTGCTCCTCCCTGCTTTGCCCCACTCATGCGCGCTGTCTCCAGGGTGCGGGAAGCTCCACCTGCCAGTGTCTGGAGGGCTTCATCAGTGTCGGGAAGCagtgtgtgg AGTCTCCCCGCGCCTCTTGGGTGACCACGGACACCCCCGCGGATGTGACCACACAGGGGCAGAACCGAGATCGTGTGGAGAATTGCCCCCTGTCCCACGAAACCTTCTGCCTGAACGACGGAGTCTGCTTGTACTTCCCCGAAATCCAGTCCTACGCTTGCAA CTGCGTGTCCGGCTTCATGGGCGAGCGCTGTCAGTTCAGCGACCTGGAGTGGTGGCAACTGCAGCAGGCCGAGCAGCAGAAGCGACTCAACGTGACCATCGGCGTCTGCGTGCTGCTGCTCGTCACGCTGCTCTCCGTGGGCGTTGGCGCCATCTACTGCTACAG GTCCAGGCGGCTCTCCCAAAAGTGCCCCCCAGCTGACGACATGAGCGATACAAGCGGAGCTGAAGACAGCAGGAGCGCGACCTTGGACCGAGGCCCCCTGGAG CTCTACGTCACTCTGGAGTCAGGTCCATGTGGAAACGGCGAAGATATCCACAGCACGGGGTGCCGGACGGGACAGCGCCGGTCCTCTGTCTCTTCTGGAAAAG GGGAGAGCATCATATCACAGCCTATCAGCTCGCCCCGCCCCGAGGTCCCCAGTACTGGTGTCCACCTCAAGTCCGTCGACAACCTCATCTTCCTGGATGACCCCAGACCCCAGTGCCAGATGCTCTGA